In Bradyrhizobium sp. G127, one genomic interval encodes:
- a CDS encoding sugar kinase: MNIHHPKKTTPRILCIGMPVRDLIFRVPEVPARGHKEYASEFIEVAGGNSPNAAISISRLGGRVLLTGPIGGALAASNAAIIDQFRNEGIDTSGLVIVDDVVTPISSVLIDPSGERTIATFRDPKLWTVTLPPSDTLLADCDAILIESRCAEFGTDVCAEAKRRGIPVVIDGDRIMSMREGLLQVASHIVFSAEALHATAGESDDVTALRKLAQVTPAFLGVTSGARGVEWLNKNGEPKHMPAFPVHTVDTLGAGDAFHGAFTLAVAEGQPLEDAMRFASATAALKCTRFGGAFASPQRAEVDALLASGPVAATI, from the coding sequence ATGAACATCCACCACCCTAAGAAAACCACGCCGCGAATTCTCTGCATCGGCATGCCGGTGCGTGATCTGATCTTTCGCGTGCCGGAGGTTCCTGCGCGCGGACATAAGGAATATGCCAGCGAGTTCATTGAAGTCGCGGGCGGCAATTCGCCCAACGCCGCCATTTCGATTTCACGTCTCGGTGGGCGCGTACTGCTCACAGGCCCGATCGGCGGCGCGTTGGCGGCGAGCAACGCCGCCATCATCGACCAATTCAGAAATGAAGGCATCGACACCAGCGGCCTTGTTATTGTCGACGATGTGGTCACGCCGATCTCCAGTGTGCTGATTGATCCGAGCGGTGAGCGCACCATTGCCACTTTCCGAGATCCGAAGCTGTGGACCGTGACCCTGCCGCCATCCGACACCCTGCTCGCAGACTGCGACGCTATTCTGATCGAAAGCCGCTGCGCTGAATTCGGGACCGATGTGTGCGCAGAAGCGAAGCGCCGCGGCATTCCCGTCGTCATCGACGGGGACCGGATCATGTCGATGCGTGAAGGGCTTTTGCAGGTTGCCTCACACATCGTCTTTTCAGCGGAGGCGCTGCACGCCACAGCCGGCGAGAGCGACGATGTGACCGCGCTGCGCAAACTGGCACAAGTGACTCCCGCCTTTCTCGGCGTCACGTCCGGCGCAAGGGGCGTGGAATGGCTGAACAAAAACGGCGAGCCGAAACACATGCCGGCCTTCCCGGTCCACACTGTGGACACGCTGGGAGCCGGCGACGCTTTCCACGGCGCGTTCACCCTGGCGGTCGCCGAGGGGCAGCCACTTGAGGATGCAATGCGGTTTGCCTCCGCCACCGCCGCCTTGAAATGCACCCGCTTCGGAGGTGCCTTTGCTTCCCCGCAACGCGCTGAAGTCGATGCCCTTCTGGCCTCCGGCCCGGTCGCCGCAACGATATAG
- a CDS encoding Lrp/AsnC family transcriptional regulator: MSDLAVAILDAPRRLDAIDRKILTVLQDDASLSVAEIGDRVGLSSTPCWKRIQRMEAEGIILRRVALVDQNKIGLGITVFVSVESGDHSDVWLKKFAEAVSAMPEVMEFYRMAGDVDYMLRVVVADMQSYDIFYKKLISAVALKNVTSRFAMEKIKSVTALPVPALTAA, translated from the coding sequence ATGTCTGACCTTGCTGTAGCAATTCTTGATGCTCCGCGCCGTCTTGACGCGATAGATCGCAAGATTTTGACCGTTTTGCAGGATGACGCCTCCCTGTCGGTTGCTGAAATCGGCGACCGCGTCGGCCTGTCCTCGACGCCGTGCTGGAAGCGCATCCAGCGCATGGAGGCCGAAGGCATCATCCTGCGCCGCGTGGCGCTGGTCGACCAGAACAAGATCGGCCTCGGCATCACAGTGTTCGTTTCCGTCGAAAGTGGTGACCATTCCGATGTCTGGCTGAAGAAATTCGCCGAGGCCGTCAGCGCCATGCCCGAGGTGATGGAGTTCTACCGCATGGCAGGTGACGTCGATTACATGCTGCGCGTGGTCGTCGCCGACATGCAGAGTTATGACATTTTCTACAAAAAACTCATCAGCGCGGTGGCGCTGAAGAACGTGACCTCGCGCTTTGCGATGGAGAAGATCAAGTCGGTGACGGCGCTGCCGGTCCCCGCTCTCACCGCAGCCTGA